In Acinetobacter sp. TGL-Y2, a genomic segment contains:
- the sstT gene encoding serine/threonine transporter SstT produces MFAALARMSLVTRIIIAIILGVAVAVFFPQVAPYLSLLGDLFIKALKSVAPILVFVLVLSSIANFSVGGGHSAKIRPIMYMYAIGMFLSALAAVFVSIVFPSTLLLDASSQANLQPPGSLVEILKNLLLSFVANPIVALSEANFIGILAWAVVLGIAFRHATDTSKAFLTDAANAVNKVIRLVINFAPIGIFGLVAVTFANAGLKTLSSYAHLLAVLLGTMFFVALVINPIMVAFVTRANPYPLVLQCLRESGITAFFTRSSAANIPVNLDLAKRLGVPESTASVAIPLGAAINMAGASVTITVLTLATVNTLGMTVDFTTMLILSVVATVSACGASGVAGGSLLLIPVACGLFNISTDVAMQVVAIGMVISVLQDSTETALNSSTDVLFTAAVDRAPSK; encoded by the coding sequence ATGTTCGCTGCTCTAGCACGTATGAGTTTAGTTACCAGAATTATTATTGCCATCATTTTAGGTGTAGCGGTTGCTGTCTTTTTTCCGCAAGTTGCACCTTATTTAAGTCTGCTGGGTGACTTATTCATTAAGGCGTTGAAATCTGTTGCGCCTATTCTTGTTTTTGTACTGGTCTTATCCTCTATTGCAAACTTCAGTGTGGGCGGTGGGCATAGCGCAAAGATCAGACCCATCATGTACATGTATGCGATTGGCATGTTCTTATCAGCACTGGCTGCTGTATTTGTCAGTATTGTTTTTCCAAGTACCCTATTACTGGATGCGAGCTCACAAGCCAATTTGCAACCACCGGGTAGTTTAGTAGAAATTTTAAAGAATTTACTTTTGAGTTTCGTTGCAAACCCGATTGTGGCATTAAGTGAAGCAAACTTTATTGGTATTCTAGCTTGGGCTGTAGTGCTCGGTATTGCATTTCGTCATGCAACTGATACCAGTAAAGCATTCCTTACCGATGCTGCCAATGCGGTGAATAAAGTGATTCGTTTGGTGATTAATTTTGCACCGATTGGTATTTTTGGTTTGGTCGCGGTAACCTTTGCAAATGCAGGTTTAAAAACATTAAGCAGTTATGCGCATTTACTTGCGGTATTGTTAGGTACGATGTTTTTTGTGGCATTGGTCATTAACCCGATTATGGTGGCATTCGTCACGCGTGCCAACCCGTACCCATTGGTCCTCCAATGTTTACGTGAAAGTGGTATTACCGCTTTCTTTACTCGTAGCTCAGCGGCAAATATTCCAGTGAACTTGGATTTGGCTAAACGTTTGGGTGTGCCTGAATCAACTGCGAGTGTTGCGATTCCTTTGGGCGCTGCAATTAACATGGCAGGTGCTTCGGTCACGATTACGGTCCTTACCCTTGCAACAGTCAATACTTTAGGTATGACTGTTGATTTTACCACCATGTTGATTTTGTCTGTAGTGGCAACGGTGTCTGCATGTGGTGCGTCAGGTGTTGCTGGTGGGTCTTTGTTACTGATTCCTGTTGCATGTGGTCTATTTAATATTTCAACCGATGTAGCGATGCAAGTGGTTGCCATTGGTATGGTCATCAGTGTGCTACAAGACTCAACTGAAACCGCATTAAACTCATCTACAGATGTTTTATTCACCGCTGCTGTTGATCGCGCTCCTTCAAAATAA
- a CDS encoding SulP family inorganic anion transporter, with product MSSPNPVFHACFPAWKWLKNYGQPAFKEDLLAAAIVVAMLVPQGMAYAMIAGLPPMMGLYASILPMIIYAWFGGSPTLSIGPVALISMMTFATLEPLYEVGSPVYIQAACLLAVLVGLISFLLGLCRFGFLIRLVSHPVIKSFIIASALLIALGQVKFLLDIPLQTSNLIEFVQSVWQYLRFSHGWSLVLGLCAIGFLVYAPKILKQSKIKFLNGSNQLFHKALPLMLVLLSITLVYFANLDNLGIKTVGQIPSGFPPIQMPFWTWDLVKTLLPGATMITMVSFVESISIAQATAFQQRTELSSNQELMALGLANLSAGMSSAFPVTGSLSRTVVNADAGAKTPMAGVISSLFIIVVSLYFTGLFKDLPLAILAATIIVSIWKLVSFKPFFEAWRYSKADGIAMWVTFFGVLCIDISTGLMIGIVSTFVLLLWRISRPHMAVIGLVENTQHFRNISRHDVLTSTALVSIRIDENLTFLNAYTLKEFVITEVSQHAELRHVIINCSSISNIDLSALETLDEINSELIKLGIQLHLTEVKGPVMDRLQQSDLVRKLSGQVYLTHYQAVKELDAVTFH from the coding sequence ATGTCATCCCCAAATCCTGTATTTCACGCCTGTTTCCCAGCTTGGAAATGGCTGAAAAACTATGGTCAGCCTGCATTTAAAGAAGATCTTTTAGCCGCAGCCATCGTTGTCGCGATGCTTGTGCCACAAGGCATGGCTTATGCAATGATTGCAGGCTTACCTCCCATGATGGGATTATATGCCAGTATTTTACCCATGATTATTTATGCATGGTTTGGTGGAAGTCCAACGCTCTCCATTGGTCCTGTGGCACTCATTTCCATGATGACTTTTGCCACTTTAGAACCTTTATATGAGGTCGGATCACCCGTTTATATTCAAGCGGCGTGTTTATTGGCAGTCTTGGTCGGTCTTATTTCTTTTTTACTCGGTCTTTGTCGTTTTGGCTTTCTGATTCGGCTGGTTAGTCATCCAGTGATCAAAAGTTTTATTATCGCTTCTGCCTTGCTGATTGCTTTAGGTCAGGTGAAGTTTTTGCTTGATATTCCGCTTCAAACCAGTAATTTAATTGAATTTGTACAAAGCGTATGGCAATACCTGAGATTCAGTCATGGGTGGAGCTTGGTTTTGGGCTTGTGTGCGATTGGTTTTTTGGTTTATGCACCTAAAATATTAAAACAATCAAAAATTAAGTTTTTAAATGGTTCAAATCAACTCTTTCATAAAGCATTACCTTTAATGTTGGTGTTGCTGTCGATTACACTGGTCTATTTTGCAAATCTGGATAATCTTGGCATTAAAACTGTGGGTCAAATTCCAAGTGGCTTTCCGCCCATTCAAATGCCTTTTTGGACCTGGGATTTGGTTAAGACTTTATTACCGGGTGCAACCATGATTACCATGGTGAGTTTTGTTGAATCGATCTCTATAGCGCAAGCCACAGCTTTTCAACAGCGAACTGAACTGAGCAGTAATCAAGAGCTGATGGCTTTGGGTTTAGCGAATTTAAGTGCAGGTATGAGTTCTGCTTTTCCTGTGACAGGCAGTTTGTCTAGAACTGTAGTAAATGCAGATGCTGGTGCCAAAACCCCCATGGCAGGCGTGATTTCCTCCTTATTTATTATTGTGGTCAGTCTTTATTTTACGGGTCTATTCAAAGATTTGCCGTTAGCAATTTTAGCAGCGACCATTATTGTTTCTATTTGGAAGTTGGTCAGCTTTAAACCTTTCTTTGAAGCTTGGCGTTATTCCAAAGCAGATGGTATAGCCATGTGGGTGACCTTCTTCGGTGTGCTCTGTATTGATATTTCAACAGGGTTAATGATAGGTATTGTGTCTACCTTTGTGCTACTACTGTGGCGCATTAGCCGTCCGCACATGGCGGTGATTGGTTTGGTGGAAAATACACAACACTTTAGGAATATATCCAGACATGATGTTTTGACCAGCACTGCCCTAGTCTCCATTCGAATTGATGAAAACCTAACGTTTTTAAATGCCTATACTTTAAAGGAATTTGTTATTACAGAGGTCAGCCAGCATGCCGAGCTTCGTCATGTGATTATCAATTGCTCGAGTATCAGTAATATTGACTTGTCCGCGCTTGAAACCTTAGATGAAATCAACAGTGAATTGATCAAACTCGGCATTCAATTGCATTTAACTGAAGTCAAAGGTCCTGTGATGGATCGTTTACAGCAATCTGATTTGGTTCGAAAACTCAGTGGACAGGTATACTTGACCCATTACCAAGCGGTTAAAGAACTAGATGCGGTCACTTTTCATTAA